From one Acipenser ruthenus chromosome 21, fAciRut3.2 maternal haplotype, whole genome shotgun sequence genomic stretch:
- the LOC117428201 gene encoding tyrosine-protein kinase CSK: MSGIQTTWPAGTECIAKYNFQGDAEQDLPFSKGDVLTIIEVTKDPNWYKAKNIVGREGIIPANYVQKREGVKSGSKLSLMPWFHGKIPREQAERLLYPPEIGLFLVRESTNYPGDYTLCVSCEGKVEHYRIIYHNGKLSIDEEEYFDNLMQLVEHYTTDADGLCTKLIKPKLMEGTVAAQDEFSRSGWALVRKDLKLLQPIGKGEFGDVMLGDYRGNKVAVKCIKHDATAQAFIAEASVMTQLRHNNLVQLLGVIVEEKGGLFIVTEYMAKGSLVDYLRSRGRSVLGADCLLKFSLDVCEAMEYLEANNFVHRDLAARNVLVSEDNIAKVSDFGLTKEASSTQDMGKLPIKWTSPEALREKKFSTKSDVWSYGILLWEIYSFGRVPYPRIALKDVVPRVEKGYKMDAPDGCPPVVYDIMKQCWILDPLVRPSFRVLREKMQHIQAKELYL, translated from the exons ACAACGTGGCCTGCTGGCACCGAATGCATAGCCAAGTACAACTTCCAGGGCGATGCTGAGCAGGACCTGCCGTTCAGCAAAGGAGACGTCTTAACCATCATCGAAGTCACCAAG GACCCAAACTGGTACAAAGCGAAAAACATTGTGGGGCGGGAAGGCATCATCCCAGCGAACTATGTGCAGAAAAGGGAAGGAGTGAAATCAGGGAGCAAGCTCAGCCTCATGCC CTGGTTCCATGGGAAGATCCCACGGGAGCAGGCAGAGCGGCTCCTCTACCCCCCCGAGATCGGCCTCTTCCTGGTCCGTGAGAGCACCAACTACCCCGGAGACTACACGCTGTGCGTGAGCTGTGAGGGCAAGGTGGAGCACTACCGCATCATCTACCACAACGGCAAGCTGTCAATCGATGAGGAGGAGTACTTCGATAACCTCATGCAGCTcgtggag CATTACACCACAGATGCAGACGGACTATGTACTAAACTGATCAAACCCAAACTCATGGAAGGGACGGTGGCTGCTCAAGACGAATTCTCCAGAA GTGGCTGGGCTCTCGTTAGAAAGGATCTCAAGCTGTTGCAGCCCATAGGGAAAGGGGAGTTCGGAG ATGTGATGCTGGGAGACTACAGAGGGAATAAGGTGGCTGTGAAGTGCATCAAACACGATGCCACCGCCCAGGCCTTCATCGCTGAGGCCTCCGTCATGAC GCAACTCCGACACAATAACCTGGTGCAGCTCCTGGGGGTCATAGTGGAGGAGAAGGGCGGTCTCTTCATAGTTACAGAGTACATGGCCAAG GGCAGTCTGGTGGATTACCTGCGGTCTAGAGGGAGGTCTGTGCTGGGTGCAGACTGTCTGCTCAAGTTCTCACT CGACGTGTGCGAGGCCATGGAGTACCTGGAGGCCAACAACTTCGTCCACAGAGACCTGGCGGCACGCAATGTCCTTGTCTCTGAGGACAACATCGCCAAAGTGAGCGACTTCGGACTGACCAAAGAGGCCTCTTCCACCCAGGACATGGGCAAGCTGCCCATCAAGTGGACATCCCCGGAGGCACTGCGGGAAAAG AAATTCTCCACAAAGTCTGACGTGTGGAGCTATGGAATTCTCCTGTGGGAGATCTACTCCTTCGGCCGAGTGCCTTACCCCAGGATT GCCCTCAAGGACGTGGTCCCGCGGGTGGAGAAGGGCTACAAGATGGACGCTCCAGATGGCTGCCCCCCCGTGGTGTACGACATCATGAAGCAGTGCTGGATCCTGGACCCGCTGGTCCGGCCCAGCTTTCGAGTCCTGAGGGAGAAGATGCAGCACATCCAGGCCAAGGAGCTGTACCTGTGA